The proteins below are encoded in one region of Brachyspira intermedia PWS/A:
- a CDS encoding YfhO family protein, whose product MKSLKKEIIYPIIFAILSILFFYSNLTFSYLQMGDVILWDIKNIKDAIFSGNLYFWNNAYFTIATSSTVPIHPKSLLIALLPNNIYPQVSIMFHITIMGYGLFLFLREKKLSIKASMFGAVALMFSNAMITLILPGHLGKFETYCYFPFVLYFLSKAMNSEKWIHFLFTGAFLGIAFLGGALDVAMYFALFLSCYFLYLLYNKKNDKKIIEFIKTDIKKIILLCVKFALVAVFSFLMSIQIIMVTKNTQDMGAAGVTDKNQLWEWATRWSYPPEEVLGFFMPGFFGYYSGSQTHPYWGRIANMPGEPKTSNFSLTSANIGYITFIFIIFAIFISRKKYSEKYFWIGTALFFLIASFGRYFPVIYGALFQIPIFQDARNPNKFIEIIPIPFAILSSFACDYIFKALEAKKEDKLLKYLEDDYKYINIAQKIMYAITIVSAVLALITILTNGMIYNSFVNDWKEANAALISKNIFMSFIRLTLISSSVLLLINNAISLKEVTIKDKFLVIVPLIGFILFSVYDLGHIGFLIIGSIIVFLYVVIANKDKLFYKYLPYMFIAVLFLDLAQSGNMFVVKSNYDQMYKSTPIVDHILNEKGNETTMPILIPYLYRYTTHTMPYYKIPLTEPPAASRLSKDITDVFSAFRINDYVGYQPRLMDLLGVRYILSPTYLDQSVLSNDLTKITEYQDQFSAAVLYELKGYRNKYEFVNNAYNAVDFNDGLGRITMPNFNLANEVVLLNNSNNNITLNNGNAIYTAELLEESDNKIVINVKTPEAGVLVSKERYNTDWSVTVNGEKKELLNANLLFRGVYVDAGDNNIVFEFTPTMKYLYSTIICWIIFIVISILNIVLYFKKQDN is encoded by the coding sequence ATGAAATCATTAAAAAAAGAAATTATATATCCTATTATATTTGCAATTCTTTCTATACTATTTTTCTACAGCAACTTAACATTTTCCTATCTTCAAATGGGCGATGTTATATTATGGGATATTAAAAATATTAAAGATGCAATATTCAGCGGAAATTTATATTTCTGGAATAATGCTTATTTCACAATAGCCACTTCTTCAACAGTGCCTATTCACCCAAAGTCATTATTAATAGCATTATTACCCAATAATATATACCCTCAAGTAAGTATAATGTTTCATATAACTATTATGGGATATGGTTTATTCTTATTCTTGAGAGAAAAGAAATTATCAATAAAAGCATCTATGTTTGGTGCAGTTGCTTTGATGTTTTCAAATGCTATGATAACATTAATACTTCCTGGACACTTAGGTAAATTTGAAACTTACTGTTATTTTCCATTTGTATTATATTTCCTTTCAAAAGCTATGAATAGTGAAAAATGGATTCATTTCCTTTTTACAGGTGCTTTTTTGGGAATAGCATTTTTAGGCGGAGCTTTGGACGTTGCAATGTACTTCGCTTTATTTTTATCATGTTATTTTTTATACTTACTTTACAATAAAAAAAATGATAAGAAAATAATTGAATTTATAAAAACAGATATTAAAAAAATAATTCTTTTATGTGTAAAATTTGCATTAGTAGCAGTATTTTCTTTTTTAATGTCTATACAAATTATAATGGTAACAAAAAATACTCAAGATATGGGAGCAGCTGGAGTTACAGATAAGAATCAATTATGGGAATGGGCTACAAGATGGTCATACCCACCTGAAGAGGTATTGGGATTCTTTATGCCTGGATTCTTTGGATATTATTCAGGAAGTCAGACTCACCCTTATTGGGGAAGAATAGCTAATATGCCCGGAGAACCTAAAACTTCTAACTTCTCTTTAACTTCTGCTAATATTGGTTATATAACTTTTATTTTTATAATATTTGCAATATTTATAAGCAGAAAAAAATACAGTGAAAAATATTTCTGGATTGGTACTGCTTTATTTTTCTTGATAGCAAGTTTCGGAAGATATTTTCCTGTTATATACGGAGCTTTATTTCAAATACCTATATTCCAAGATGCAAGAAATCCTAATAAATTTATAGAAATTATACCTATTCCATTTGCAATTCTTTCATCATTTGCATGCGACTATATATTTAAAGCATTAGAAGCAAAAAAAGAGGATAAGCTATTAAAATATTTAGAAGATGATTATAAATATATAAATATAGCCCAAAAAATTATGTATGCAATAACAATAGTTTCTGCTGTACTTGCATTAATAACAATATTAACAAATGGAATGATATACAATAGTTTTGTAAATGATTGGAAAGAAGCTAATGCTGCATTAATATCAAAAAATATATTCATGTCATTTATAAGATTAACTTTAATATCTTCTTCTGTACTTCTTTTAATCAATAATGCTATTTCATTAAAAGAAGTAACTATAAAAGATAAATTCCTTGTAATAGTGCCATTAATAGGATTTATATTATTCTCTGTGTATGATTTAGGACATATAGGTTTCCTTATAATAGGAAGTATAATAGTATTTTTATATGTTGTAATAGCTAATAAAGATAAATTATTCTATAAATATTTGCCTTATATGTTTATAGCTGTATTATTCTTGGATTTGGCTCAAAGCGGAAACATGTTTGTAGTAAAATCTAATTATGATCAAATGTATAAATCCACTCCTATAGTTGATCATATATTGAATGAAAAAGGAAATGAAACAACAATGCCTATATTGATTCCTTATCTATATAGATACACTACTCATACAATGCCTTATTACAAAATACCTTTAACTGAACCGCCTGCTGCAAGCCGATTATCAAAAGATATTACAGATGTATTTTCAGCATTCAGAATAAATGATTATGTAGGTTATCAGCCTAGACTTATGGATTTGCTTGGAGTAAGATATATTTTAAGTCCTACATATTTGGATCAGTCAGTACTTTCTAATGATTTGACAAAGATAACTGAATATCAGGATCAATTCTCTGCTGCTGTATTATATGAACTTAAAGGCTATAGAAATAAATATGAATTTGTTAATAATGCTTATAATGCAGTAGATTTCAATGACGGACTTGGAAGAATTACTATGCCTAATTTCAATTTAGCTAATGAGGTTGTTTTACTTAATAATTCAAATAATAATATCACTTTGAATAATGGAAATGCAATATATACTGCTGAATTACTTGAAGAAAGCGATAATAAAATAGTAATTAATGTAAAAACTCCTGAAGCTGGTGTTCTTGTATCTAAAGAACGTTATAATACAGATTGGTCTGTAACTGTAAATGGAGAAAAGAAAGAGTTATTAAATGCTAATTTATTATTCAGGGGGGTTTATGTTGATGCTGGGGATAACAATATCGTATTTGAGTTCACACCTACAATGAAATATTTATACAGTACAATAATTTGCTGGATAATATTTATAGTGATTTCTATCCTCAATATAGTTTTATATTTCAAAAAACAAGATAATTAA
- a CDS encoding PepSY-like domain-containing protein: MKILKVILTIIIISSSSLFADDWIVSPDNLPERAKQFIAQIFPDAQIWYVEMDDGKYEVELSNGIKIDFLGNGDWKEIDAEYIGIPYNAFPANVANTIRNTYPQTVIISAEKKWGTYEIKLNNMMELYISSDGQLIGQKFDD, translated from the coding sequence ATGAAAATACTTAAAGTAATATTAACAATTATCATAATCTCTTCCAGCAGTCTATTCGCCGATGATTGGATAGTCTCTCCAGACAATTTACCTGAAAGAGCTAAACAATTTATAGCGCAAATATTTCCTGATGCACAAATATGGTATGTTGAAATGGATGATGGTAAATATGAGGTAGAACTTTCCAACGGCATAAAAATAGACTTCTTAGGAAATGGCGATTGGAAGGAAATAGATGCAGAGTATATTGGAATACCATATAACGCCTTTCCTGCCAATGTTGCAAACACTATAAGAAACACATATCCGCAAACCGTTATAATAAGTGCTGAAAAGAAATGGGGTACTTATGAAATAAAGCTTAATAATATGATGGAGCTTTATATATCTTCTGACGGTCAGCTGATAGGACAAAAATTTGACGATTGA
- a CDS encoding lytic transglycosylase domain-containing protein yields MKNKAFKRFILFIICFAIIIAVIASMLTAQDISLKKKITSKNKINYGTALELYNREKYLEAYNQFTNIMNRDEDAIIKDYIIYYGAKSALSTNMYDEAIDLYSLLMKEYTNSPLYPYAEQYKALAEFYKDDYPVSNFFNSRKQKWIKEFVGIRALRNTDDTNKAKMIAYELITKLSNSEAIIYYNDNYEDEISLFDNELKYKAASVLYDAGFRKSALKHFEYLYSNNYNKGNSTYYMARINEAEGNRTEAAKLYDEYLSNANNKTYRKMGLYYSAGNYSKLTNNAKSMELYNTFLREYPRDDYVPRIYNNFVNTSLNKNNLVQAKVYLTNVMNKFPNSWQTELALKSYLRKAFKLKNKTETYFATSALEKRYTKFRHDFPLSWSMWSAEEFGDTEKRDEYLMKTLLTSKNHYFVKGALTLANDDMIKNVEISNTYYFDEAKKYYTDSNYTKSMEMLDKIQFLNYIATGKEDDLMKSARDMAKNILMQNDFVKELYSNKTDYTLFNELSLQTTNEVDRSILLYCYGDYDNAYTEYDKIFKKAEKVNYPLFYFAEKIFKDSGNTKRLMQISVNIGKYFDYPYTYNTDLLPDEFRKMVYPRYFDEYVLPEAKHYKIDPLFVYAIMREESTFDPKAKSWVGAMGLMQLMPATAAEQNRNPRYRYDPLDLTDPKQNINIGIGHLSWLFKNENASNYIIVAASYNAGSGRGARWKKEYGTNNMYRTGRFIDIEETEYYVEKVINSYEHYSKYYQD; encoded by the coding sequence ATGAAAAATAAAGCTTTTAAAAGATTCATATTATTTATTATTTGTTTTGCTATTATTATTGCTGTAATTGCATCTATGCTTACTGCACAGGATATTTCTCTAAAGAAAAAAATCACTTCAAAGAATAAAATCAATTATGGTACTGCATTAGAATTATATAATAGAGAAAAATATTTAGAAGCATATAATCAATTTACTAATATAATGAATAGAGATGAAGATGCAATTATAAAAGATTATATTATATATTATGGAGCTAAAAGTGCTTTAAGTACTAATATGTATGATGAAGCTATAGATTTATATTCATTATTAATGAAAGAATATACAAACTCTCCATTATATCCTTATGCTGAACAGTATAAAGCATTAGCAGAGTTCTATAAAGATGATTATCCTGTAAGCAACTTTTTTAATAGCAGGAAACAAAAATGGATTAAAGAATTTGTAGGTATAAGAGCTTTAAGAAATACTGATGATACTAATAAAGCTAAGATGATAGCTTATGAACTTATAACTAAATTATCAAATAGTGAAGCTATTATTTATTATAATGATAATTATGAAGATGAAATATCTTTATTTGATAATGAATTAAAATATAAAGCAGCTTCTGTACTTTATGATGCCGGATTTAGGAAATCTGCATTAAAACATTTTGAATATTTATACTCTAATAATTATAATAAGGGAAATTCAACTTATTATATGGCTAGAATAAATGAAGCAGAAGGAAATAGGACAGAAGCAGCTAAATTGTATGATGAATATTTATCTAATGCCAATAATAAAACATATAGAAAAATGGGTCTTTACTATTCTGCAGGTAATTATTCTAAATTGACAAATAATGCTAAATCAATGGAATTATATAATACATTTTTGAGAGAGTACCCAAGAGATGATTATGTTCCTAGAATATATAATAATTTTGTTAATACTAGTTTGAATAAAAATAATTTAGTTCAGGCGAAAGTTTATTTAACTAATGTTATGAATAAATTTCCAAATAGCTGGCAAACTGAATTGGCATTAAAATCATATTTAAGAAAGGCGTTTAAATTAAAAAATAAAACTGAAACTTATTTTGCAACTTCCGCATTAGAGAAAAGATATACTAAATTCAGACATGATTTTCCATTGTCTTGGAGCATGTGGAGTGCAGAAGAATTTGGAGATACTGAAAAAAGAGATGAATATTTAATGAAAACGCTTCTTACAAGTAAAAATCATTATTTTGTAAAAGGTGCTTTGACTTTAGCTAATGATGATATGATTAAAAACGTTGAAATCAGCAATACTTATTATTTTGATGAAGCTAAAAAATATTACACTGATTCAAACTATACTAAATCTATGGAAATGCTTGATAAGATTCAGTTCTTAAATTATATTGCTACCGGAAAAGAAGATGATTTGATGAAATCAGCCAGAGATATGGCTAAAAATATTCTTATGCAAAATGATTTTGTAAAAGAACTATATTCAAATAAAACTGATTATACTTTATTTAATGAATTATCATTACAAACTACTAATGAAGTTGATAGATCAATATTGTTATATTGTTATGGTGATTATGATAATGCATACACAGAATATGATAAAATATTTAAGAAAGCTGAAAAAGTAAATTATCCATTATTTTATTTTGCTGAAAAGATTTTTAAAGATTCAGGAAATACTAAAAGGCTTATGCAGATATCTGTGAATATAGGAAAGTACTTTGATTATCCTTATACTTATAATACAGATTTGCTTCCGGATGAGTTTAGAAAAATGGTTTATCCTAGATATTTTGATGAGTATGTTCTTCCAGAGGCTAAACATTATAAAATAGATCCATTATTTGTATATGCTATAATGCGTGAGGAAAGTACATTTGATCCGAAGGCTAAATCTTGGGTTGGAGCTATGGGACTTATGCAGTTAATGCCTGCAACAGCAGCAGAGCAAAATAGAAATCCTAGATACAGATACGATCCTTTAGATTTAACCGATCCTAAACAAAACATTAATATAGGTATCGGACATTTAAGCTGGTTATTTAAAAATGAAAATGCAAGTAACTATATAATAGTGGCTGCAAGTTATAATGCAGGTTCAGGACGCGGAGCAAGATGGAAAAAAGAGTATGGTACTAATAATATGTATCGTACAGGAAGATTCATAGATATTGAAGAAACTGAATATTATGTAGAGAAAGTTATTAATAGTTATGAACATTACAGTAAATATTATCAAGATTAG
- a CDS encoding lytic transglycosylase domain-containing protein, translating into MKNTILKIFNKRVLLFTFCFEIIVIVMTSILGAQDISLQKNIISKNKINYGTALELHNREKYLEAYNQFTNIMNTKDDMIIRDYIIYYGAKSALLTNMYNEAIDLYALLMKEYPRSSLYPYAEQYKALAEFYRDDYPISNFFNGKTQKWIKEFVGIRALRNTDDTNKAKMIAYELLNRFGLSEAAIYYNNNFSEDISSFPNNLKFKTAAILYEAGYRKASLKHFEDLYDNNSHKASSTYYMARIKQKSGDRKDAAALFDEYLSNANNKSHRRLGLYYSADNYTKLKNYNKAAELYNTFLKEYPRDDYVPRIYNSFVTLSLNRNNLVQAKTYLTNVMKRFPKSWQTELALKSYLRKAFKLNNKTETYFATKALEARYPSFRHDFALSWNMWTAEEFGDIEKRDEYLMKTLLTSKSHYFVKGALSLANNEMIANVQLSNTYYLNEAKRYYADSNFTKSMQMLNKIQFLNYIATGKEDNITREARALAKNILMRNKFVKDSYANRSENDLFNELSLQTRREVNKAIILYYYGDYDNAYTEFDKIFKKTQVTYPLFYFAEKIFKDSGNTKRLIQVSANIGKYFGYPYNDNVDLLPDEFRKRVYPRYFDEYVVPEAKYYKIEPAFVYAIMREESLFDPKAQSWVGAMGLMQLMPTTAAAENKKARYRYNPLDLTDPKQNINLGVSHLGWLFSSQKASNYILVAASYNAGSGRGRRWKKEYGTNNMYRTGRFIDIEETEYYVERVIKSYEYYSKYYKD; encoded by the coding sequence ATGAAAAATACTATCTTAAAAATTTTTAATAAAAGAGTTTTACTTTTTACATTTTGTTTTGAAATCATTGTTATTGTAATGACATCTATATTAGGTGCTCAAGATATATCATTACAAAAGAATATTATATCAAAGAATAAAATCAATTATGGTACAGCATTAGAACTTCATAATAGAGAAAAATATTTAGAGGCTTATAATCAATTTACAAATATCATGAATACAAAAGATGATATGATTATAAGAGATTATATTATATATTATGGTGCTAAAAGTGCTTTGCTTACAAATATGTACAATGAGGCAATAGATTTATATGCTTTACTAATGAAAGAATATCCTCGTTCATCATTGTACCCTTATGCAGAGCAGTATAAAGCATTAGCAGAGTTTTACAGAGATGATTATCCTATAAGCAATTTTTTTAATGGAAAGACTCAAAAATGGATCAAAGAGTTCGTAGGAATAAGAGCCTTAAGAAATACTGATGATACTAATAAAGCTAAAATGATAGCTTATGAACTTCTAAATAGATTCGGATTAAGTGAAGCTGCTATATATTATAATAATAATTTTTCTGAAGATATTTCATCTTTTCCAAATAATTTAAAATTTAAAACAGCAGCTATACTTTATGAAGCAGGATATAGAAAGGCATCTTTGAAGCATTTTGAGGATTTATATGATAATAATTCACATAAGGCAAGTTCTACATATTATATGGCTAGAATTAAGCAGAAGTCTGGGGATAGAAAAGATGCTGCAGCTTTATTCGATGAATATTTATCAAATGCCAATAATAAATCACATAGAAGATTAGGGCTTTACTATTCAGCAGATAATTATACTAAATTAAAAAATTATAATAAGGCAGCAGAGCTTTATAATACTTTTTTGAAAGAATATCCTAGAGATGATTATGTTCCTAGAATATATAATAGTTTTGTTACTTTGAGTTTGAATAGAAATAATTTAGTTCAGGCAAAGACTTATCTTACAAATGTAATGAAAAGATTTCCTAAAAGCTGGCAGACAGAACTTGCTTTAAAATCATATTTAAGAAAGGCATTTAAATTAAATAATAAAACAGAAACTTATTTTGCTACTAAGGCTTTAGAGGCAAGATATCCTAGTTTCAGACATGATTTTGCATTATCTTGGAATATGTGGACTGCTGAAGAGTTTGGAGATATTGAAAAAAGAGATGAATATTTAATGAAAACACTTCTTACAAGTAAAAGCCATTATTTTGTAAAAGGTGCTTTGAGTCTTGCCAATAATGAAATGATAGCTAATGTTCAGCTTAGTAATACTTATTATTTGAATGAAGCTAAAAGATATTATGCAGATTCTAATTTTACTAAATCTATGCAAATGCTTAATAAAATACAATTTTTAAATTATATTGCTACAGGAAAAGAAGATAATATCACAAGAGAGGCTAGGGCATTAGCTAAAAATATTCTTATGAGAAATAAATTTGTAAAAGATTCATATGCCAATAGAAGCGAGAATGATTTATTTAATGAATTATCACTTCAGACTAGAAGGGAAGTTAATAAAGCAATAATATTATACTATTACGGCGATTATGATAATGCATATACAGAGTTTGATAAAATATTTAAAAAAACACAGGTAACATATCCTTTATTTTATTTTGCTGAAAAAATATTTAAAGATTCAGGAAATACAAAAAGACTTATACAAGTATCAGCAAATATAGGTAAATATTTCGGATATCCTTATAATGATAATGTTGATTTGCTTCCCGATGAGTTTAGAAAGAGAGTGTATCCTAGATATTTTGATGAGTATGTTGTACCTGAAGCTAAATATTATAAGATAGAACCTGCCTTTGTATATGCTATAATGCGTGAAGAAAGCCTATTTGATCCTAAAGCTCAGTCTTGGGTTGGGGCTATGGGGCTTATGCAGTTAATGCCTACAACAGCAGCAGCTGAAAATAAAAAGGCTAGATATAGATACAATCCTTTAGATTTAACAGATCCCAAGCAGAATATTAATTTAGGAGTTTCTCATTTAGGTTGGTTATTCAGCAGTCAAAAGGCAAGTAATTATATATTAGTAGCGGCAAGTTATAATGCAGGTTCAGGTCGCGGAAGAAGATGGAAAAAAGAGTATGGCACTAATAATATGTATCGTACAGGAAGATTCATTGATATTGAAGAAACCGAATATTATGTAGAGAGAGTTATAAAAAGCTATGAATATTACAGTAAGTATTATAAGGATTGA